One Anopheles marshallii chromosome 3, idAnoMarsDA_429_01, whole genome shotgun sequence genomic region harbors:
- the LOC128713418 gene encoding uncharacterized protein LOC128713418, translated as MLSTLGSYIWGSSEADSPLTEVTFTINGKPYTVDPRTIPVDTSLNTFIRNHAHLTGTKFMCLEGGCGACIVNVNGIHPVTKEKKSWAVNSCLYPVYACHGLDVKTVEGIGNRKDGYHPIQQRLAHLNGTQCGYCSPGMVMNMYSLMEANRGAISMDDVENAFGGNICRCTGYRPILDAFKSLTVDADEKLLDACQDIEDLTKTCPKTGSPCAGKCISAKDRIDLKRPVKLVFEDDKEWHRVAQLADIFAIFEQIGSKPYMLVAGNTAHGVYRRSPALQAFIDINAVEELHTHSSANNELVVGANVSLTEFMHILDETANKSPNFSHFMQLVKHIDLIANVPVRSAGTIAGNLSIKNQHHEFPSDMYLILETVGAKLTVVEAGGKSSLITPAEFVQLDMQKKVLKSVTLPALDSTRYQYRSFKVMPRSQNAHAYVNGAFLTKFAEDGVTVESIKICFGGISPDFTHATATEAFLTGKNLFDADTILATMNQLTNDIRPDWVLPDVSAEYRKNLAMALYYKYLLDIAPDGTVLVKPSYRSGGTVLERPLSSGQQTFDTYERNWPLTKNIPKIEALAQTSGEAKFTNDLPPLPGELYGAFVIATKPHTRIGKIDATDALKYPGVVAFYSAKDIPGTNNFMPASLGNQEVEEVFCSGEVLYHGQPVGIILAETFNQANHAATLVNILYERMSQPQPVYPTLKSLVDNQAKMRIFDEPPTTTRRGSNYRVKVSAARKVTGRFEMAGQYHYTMETQTCVCVPIEDGMDVHSSTQWVDLCQIAIASMLKVPENSLNITVRRLGGGYGSKISRAGQVACACALAAHLQNRPVRFVLTIESNMSSIGKRYGCITDYEVDVETNGRIVKLTNNYMQDYGASLNESVGEATSEFFNNCYDTKTWKVVGKAAKTDAPSNTWCRAPGTTEGIAMIENIMEHIAWELGLDPLELRLVNTPDGSKMRELLPQFRTDVGYNQRRTEIDQFNIDNRWRKRGIAISLMRYPLGYFGALHALVSIHAGDGTVSVTHGGIEMGQGMNTKAAQVAAFVLGLPLEKISIKPTNSLTSPNAIVTGGSMTSEAVCYAVKKACEILLERIKPVRDAHKDVPWETITQLCYAGNVDLCATYQYRATELKPYIIWGLSCAEVEVDVLTGNVQLRRVDILEDTGESLSPGIDVGQIEGAFIMGVGYWLTEALVYNAEDGALLTNRTWTYKPPGAKDIPVDFRVRFLHNSSNPAGVLRSKATGEPALNMSIVVLFALRNALRSARKDAGLADDWIPMGTASTPDQVHLLAGNSIEQYKLN; from the exons ATGCTTTCGACGCTCGGTAGTTACATTTGGGGCAGCTCGGAAGCGGACAG TCCTCTAACGGAAGTCACCTTTACAATCAATGGGAAACCGTATACTG TGGATCCTCGCACGATTCCGGTCGATACTTCGCTGAATACGTTTATACGCAACCATGCACATCTGACCGGTACCAAGTTCATGTGTCTGGAGGGTGGCTGTGGAGCATGCATCGTAAACGTCAACGGTATCCACCCGGTGACGAAGGAGAAGAAATCATGGGCAGTCAATTCG TGCCTTTATCCGGTCTATGCGTGCCATGGGCTGGATGTGAAAACGGTGGAAGGTATTGGCAACCGCAAAGATGGTTACCATCCCATCCAGCAACGATTGGCTCATCTGAATGGGACGCAGTGCGGTTACTGCTCACCCGGCATGGTCATGAACATGTACAGCCTGATGGAAGCGAACCGTGGTGCGATCTCGATGGACGATGTGGAAAATGCCTTCGGTGGTAACATATGCCGTTGCACCGGCTATCGCCCCATACTGGACGCGTTCAAATCGTTGACGGTCGATGCGGACGAAAAGCTGCTCGATGCGTGCCAGGATATTGAGGATCTCACGAAAACGTGCCCTAAAACGGGAAGTCCTTGTGCGGGCAAGTGCATTTCGGCAAAGGATCGTATCGATCTGAAGCGTCCGGTGAAGCTAGTGTTTGAAGACGATAAGGAGTGGCATCGCGTTGCACAATTGGCAGATATTTTTGCGATTTTTGAACAGATCGGTAGCAAACCGTACATGCTGGTCGCTGGCAATACCGCTCATG GTGTCTACCGACGCAGTCCTGCGCTGCAAGCATTCATCGACATCAATGCTGTCGAGGAGTTGCATACGCACTCCTCAGCTAATAACGAACTGGTGGTCGGTGCGAACGTTTCCCTGACGGAGTTCATGCACATCCTGGATGAAACCGCGAACAAATCGCCAAACTTTTCGCACTTCATGCAGCTAGTGAAACACATCGATCTGATTGCGAACGTGCCGGTACGCAGTGCCGGAACAATCGCGGGCAATCTGAGCATTAAAAACCAACATCATGAGTTCCCATCCGATATGTATCTGATATTGGAAACGGTCGGTGCGAAGCTGACAGTTG TTGAAGCTGGCGGAAAATCAAGCCTCATTACACCGGCCGAATTTGTCCAGCTAGACATGCAGAAGAAGGTGTTGAAATCGGTTACACTGCCGGCGCTAGATTCCACCCGCTACCAGTACCGATCGTTCAAAGTGATGCCACGCTCTCAAAACGCGCACGCTTACGTCAATGGAGCTTTTCTCACCAAGTTTGCCGAGGATGGTGTGACGGTGGAGTCTATCAAGATTTGCTTTGGCGGAATCAGTCCAGAT TTTACCCATGCCACAGCAACGGAGGCTTTTCTGACGGGCAAAAATTTGTTTGACGCTGATACCATCCTGGCTACGATGAACCAGCTAACCAACGATATCCGTCCCGATTGGGTACTACCCGATGTGTCCGCCGAGTATCGCAAAAATCTTGCAATGGCACTGTACTACAAGTATCTGCTAGATATAGCGCCGGATGGTACTGTGCTGGTGAAACCATCCTACCGTTCCGGCGGTACCGTACTGGAGCGTCCACTGTCATCCGGCCAACAGACGTTCGATACGTACGAACGTAATTGGCCACTCACGAAGAACATCCCGAAGATTGAGGCCCTCGCCCAAACGTCTGGTGAGGCTAAGTTTACCAACGATTTACCTCCGCTGCCCGGGGAACTGTATGGGGCCTTCGTTATTGCCACCAAACCCCATACGCGTATCGGCAAAATAGATGCTACTGATGCGCTG AAATATCCCGGTGTTGTGGCGTTCTACTCCGCAAAAGACATTCCCGGTACGAACAACTTCATGCCAGCCAGCCTGGGCAATCAGGAGGTGGAAGAAGTGTTCTGTAGCGGTGAGGTACTGTACCATGGCCAACCGGTCGGTATCATATTGGCGGAAACGTTCAACCAGGCCAACCACGCTGCGACACTCGTCAACATTCTCTACGAACGTATGTCCCAACCGCAACCGGTCTATCCCACATTAAAATCACTCGTCGACAATCAAGCGAAGATGCGCATCTTTGACGAACCACCAACTACAACCCGCCGTGGTTCGAACTACCGCGTCAAGGTGTCGGCTGCCCGCAAAGTAACCGGACGGTTCGAAATGGCTGGCCAGTATCACTACACCATGGAGACGCAAACTTGCGTGTGCGTACCGATCGAGGACGGCATGGATGTGCACAGCTCGACGCAGTGGGTCGATCTGTGCCAGATCGCGATCGCATCGATGCTGAAGGTGCCCGAAAACAGTCTAAACATTACCGTACGCCGGCTGGGCGGTGGCTATGGATCGAAGATTTCACGCGCCGGTCAAGTCGCATGTGCCTGCGCCTTGGCGGCCCATCTACAGAACCGGCCGGTTCGTTTCGTGCTAACGATCGAATCAAACATGAGCTCCATCGGTAAGCGGTACGGTTGCATTACCGACTACGAAGTGGACGTGGAAACCAATGGACGCATCGTAAAGCTCACGAACAACTATATGCAGGATTACGGTGCGTCTCTGAACGAATCGGTTGGTGAAGCAACGTCCGAGTTCTTCAACAACTGCTACGACACCAAGACGTGGAAGGTTGTCGGTAAGGCGGCTAAAACGGACGCACCCAGCAACACCTGGTGTCGAGCACCCGGCACCACGGAAGGTATTGCGATGATCGAAAACATTATGGAGCACATTGCTTGGGAGTTGGGATTAGATCCCTTGGAGCTTCGGTTGGTCAACACGCCCGACGGTAGCAAGATGCGCGAGCTGCTGCCACAGTTCCGTACGGATGTGGGGTACAACCAGCGCAGGACAGAAATCGATCAGTTCAACATAGACAATCGCTGGCGTAAGCGAGGCATTGCCATCTCGCTGATGCGCTATCCGCTGGGATACTTTGGAGCTCTGCACGCATTGGTATCGATCCATGCTGGCGATGGTACGGTTTCAGTTACTCACGGTGGCATCGAAATGGGTCAGGGCATGAATACCAAGGCGGCACAGGTGGCTGCGTTCGTGCTTGGATTGCCACTGGAGAAGATTAGCatcaaaccaaccaacagTTTGACGTCGCCCAATGCCATCGTCACTGGTGGCAGCATGACCAGCGAGGCAGTGTGCTAT GCCGTGAAGAAAGCGTGCGAGATACTGCTGGAACGTATCAAACCCGTGCGCGACGCGCATAAGGACGTACCTTGGGAGACCATCACGCAGCTGTGTTACGCGGGTAATGTAGATCTGTGCGCCACCTATCAGTATCGTGCCACGGAGCTGAAGCCGTACATCATTTGGGGGTTAAGCTGTGCCGAAGTCGAGGTAGACGTGTTGACTGGTAACGTGCAGTTGCGTCGTGTCGACATCTTGGAGGACACGGGAGAAAGCTTGAGCCCCGGCATTGACGTGGGACAAATTGAGGGTGCATTCATTATGGGTGTGGGCTACTGGCTCACGGAGGCACTAGTGTACAATGCGGAGGACGGTGCACTACTGACCAACCGTACCTGGACGTACAAACCGCCGGGAGCGAAGGACATTCCGGTTGATTTCCGCGTGCGATTCTTGCACAACAGCTCCAACCCCGCTGGCGTGCTACGTTCGAAGGCAACCGGAGAACCGGCCTTAAATATGTCCATTGTGGTACTGTTTGCCCTGCGGAATGCCCTCCGCTCAGCACGGAAGGATGCCGGACTGGCAGACGATTGGATACCGATGGGAACCGCATCCACACCGGATCAGGTTCATCTGCTGGCGGGAAACTCAATCGAACAGTACAAACTAAATTGA